One segment of Cutaneotrichosporon cavernicola HIS019 DNA, chromosome: 4 DNA contains the following:
- the CCT2 gene encoding uncharacterized protein (assists the folding of proteins upon ATP hydrolysis) has translation MNVFADEASEERGENARLSSFVGAMALGDLVKSTLGPKGMNKILQSTHDGSITVTNDGATILKAITLDNPAAKILVNISKVQDDEVGDGTTSVCVLASELLREAEKLVTVSKIHPQTVVEGYRIASRAALEALANSAVDNKDDAMQFREDLFNIARTTLSSKVLSQDKDYFANLAVDAVLRLKGSIDLEHIQIIKKVGGKLTDSYLDEGFILDKQIAVNSPKRIENAKILIANTSMDTDKIKIFGARVRVDGTGKLAELERAERDKMKAKVQSIAAHGITCFVNRQLIYNYPESLLAEQGIMSIEHADFEGVERLALVTGGEIASTFEAPDKVKIGRCDVIEEIMIGEDKLIKFSGVAAGEACTVVLRGATNQMVEEAERSLHDALSVLSQTVKETRVTLGGGCAEMLMACAVDEVARTVSGKRALAVEGFARALRQMPTILADNGGYDSSDLVAKLRAAHYEGRADAGLDMDNGAIASMKDLGVTESYKLKRQVVVSASEASEMILRVDNILRAAPRRREAH, from the exons ATGAACGTCTTtgcggacgag GCTtccgaggagcgcggcgagaacGCTCGCCTCTCGTCGTTCGTCGGCGCCatggcgctcggcgacctcgtcaagtcAACACTTGGACCTAAG GGAATGAACAAGATCCTTCAGTCGACGCACGACGGAAGCATCACGGTGACCAACGACGGCGCGACGATCCTCAAGGCCATCACGCTTGACAACCCGGCCGCCAAGATCCTCGTCAACATTTCCAAGGTgcaggacgacgaggtcggtgaCGGGACGACCAGTGTGTGTGTCCTCGCGTCGGAGCTGCTtcgcgaggccgagaagctcgTCACCGTCTCCAAGATCCACCCCCAAACCGTGGTGGAGGGTTACCGCATTGCGTCGCgggccgcgctcgaggcgctcgccaacAGTGCTGTGGACaacaaggacgacgcgaTGCAGTTCCGTGAGGACCTGTTCAACATTGCCCGCACGACACTCTCGTCAAAGGTCCTCAGCCAGGACAAGGACTACTTTGCCAACCTGGCCGTCGACGCTGTGCTCCGCCTCAAGGGCAGCATTGACCTCGAGCACATCCAGATTATCAAAAAGGTCGGCGGCAAGCTTACCGACTCGtacctcgacgagggctTTATTCTTGACAAGCAGATTGCCGTCAACTCTCCCAAGCGGATAGAGAACGCCAAGATCCTGATTGCTAACACCT ccaTGGACACGGACAAGATCAAGATCTTTGGCGCCCGCgtgcgcgtcgacggcactggcaagctcgccgagctcgagcgcgccgagcgcgacaagATGAAGGCCAAGGTCCAGTCGATCGCGGCCCACGGCATCACCTGCTTTGTCAACCGTCAACTCATTTACAACTATCCCGAGTCgctgctcgccgagcagggCATCATGTCGATTGAGCacgccgactttgagggtgtcgagcgccttgccctcgtcacCGGTGGCGAGATTGCGTCGACCTTTGAGGCCCccgacaaggtcaagatTGGCCGCTGCGACGTCATCGAGGAGATTATGAttggcgaggacaag ctcaTCAAGTTCTCGGGCGTGGCGGCTGGCGAGGCATGCACAGTCGTGCTGCGCGGCGCAACGAACCAGATGGTGGAAGAGGCCGAGCGGTCGCTTCACGACGCGCTCTCAGTTCTCTCGCAGACGGTCAAGGAGACGCGCGTGACCCTCGGTGGTGGATGCGCCGAGATGCTGATGGCCTgcgcggtcgacgaggtggcgcGGACCGTCAGCGGCAAGCGTGCGCTCGCCGTTGAGGGATTTGCTCGCGCCCTGCGCCAGATGCCCACGATCCTCGCCGACAATGGCGGGTACGACTCTTCGGACCTGGTCGCCAAGCTGCGCGCGGCACACTACGAGGGCCGCGCTGacgccggcctcgacatGGACAACGGCGCGATCGCGAGCATGAAGGACCTCGGTGTGACCGAGAGCTacaagctcaagcgccAGGTTGTGGTCAGCGCCAgcgaggcgagcgagaTGATCCTCCGCGTCGACAACATCTTGAGGGCGGCTCcccggcggcgcgaggcgcACTAG